From Chiloscyllium punctatum isolate Juve2018m chromosome 36, sChiPun1.3, whole genome shotgun sequence, the proteins below share one genomic window:
- the LOC140460507 gene encoding uncharacterized protein, giving the protein MEKPEETQPVEKPWKCGDCGKGFRVPSVLAAHQCNHTGKRPFSSPERAKGFTCSCVLLAHQHIHTGERTSYCSVCGKGFTWVDNLQTHQQFHTGERLFSCHECGKAFSNSSDLLKHRRVHTGERPFSCPECGKAFSDSSNLLRHRRVHTGERPFSCPECGKAFSNSSNLLAHQQVHTGERPFSCPECGKAFSKSSNLLAHQRVHTGERPFSCPECGKAFSNSSDLLRHRRIHTGERPFACPECGKAFSNSSDLLSHRRVHTRERPFSCPECGKGFTRSSKLLAHQWVHTGEKPFACPDCGRRLTLSCNLQRHQRGHQCIQQSDSTSDAAVGHPQG; this is encoded by the coding sequence atggagaaacccgaggaaaCACAACCTGTTgagaaaccatggaagtgtggcgactgtgggaaggGCTTCCGTGTCCCATCTGTCCTGGCGGCTCATCAGTGCAATCACACTGGGAAGAGGCCGTTCTCCAGCCCCGAGCGGGCAAAGGGCTTTACCTGCTCTTGTGTCCTGCTGGCCCACCAGCATATACACACTGGTGAGAGGACGTCTTACTGCTCCGTATGCGGGAAAGGGTTCACTTGGGTGGACAACCTCCAGACCCACCAGCAattccacacaggggagaggctctTCAGTTGCCACGAGTGCGGgaaagccttcagcaattcctccgacctgctgaagcaccggcgagtccacacgggggagaggccattcagctgccccgaatgcgggaaggccttcagcgactcctccaacctgctgaggcaccggcgggtccacacgggggagaggcccttcagctgcccagagtgtgggaaggccttcagcaattcctccaacctgctggcccatcagcaggtccacacgggggagaggcccttcagctgcccagagtgtgggaaggccttcagtaaatcctccaacctgctggcccatcagcgggtccacacgggggagaggcccttcagctgcccagagtgcgggaaggccttcagcaattcctccgacctgctgagacaccggcgaatccacacaggggagaggccattcgcctgccctgagtgtggtaaggcgttcagcaattcctctgacctgttgtcccaccggcgggtccacaccagggaaaggccattcagctgccccgagtgtgggaaggggttcaccCGCTCCTCCAAACTGCTGgcccaccaatgggtccacaccggggagaagccgtttgCCTGCCCCGACTGTGGGCGGAGGTTAACATTGTCCTGCAACTTGCAgaggcaccagcgggggcaccagtgcATCCAACAATCAGATTCCACCAGTGACGCTGCAGTGGGTCACCCACAGGGCTGA